The following are encoded together in the Phaseolus vulgaris cultivar G19833 chromosome 9, P. vulgaris v2.0, whole genome shotgun sequence genome:
- the LOC137820729 gene encoding alcohol acyltransferase 9 codes for MEAPDCIYRGQAVSIPPTAPTPKHSLYLSNLDDQNFLRFSIKYLFLFNKSFSFDVLKSSLGRVLVDYYPLAGRLRCVDDHKLEVDCNGQGALFAEAFTHTTVHQLLESSKTPNKSWKKFLYKLEAHTFIDVPPLIVQVTRLGCGGMILCTAINHCVCDGIGTSQFLHAWAQLTRKPEAELTIVPFHWRHVLKPRDPAQVKFRHAGYTAPNPTPQVDLLKLIQSQPLVPTSFILTPSHILRLKKQCVPSLKCTSFETVAAHTWRSWIRSVDQSLPSKLVVKLLFSVNVRRIVELPQGYYGNGFLLACAESSVEELVEGNLRQGVKVVQEAKARLKEEEYVRSMVDLLEDKTVKTDLSTSLVISQWSRLGLEEVDFGEGKPLHMGPLTSDIYCLFLPVAGDANAIRVLLSVPETMVERFQYHMMRQSSEEKQQNRFF; via the exons ATGGAAGCCCCTGATTGCATCTATCGTGGGCAAGCAGTGAGCATTCCCCCAACTGCTCCCACCCCAAAACATTCTCTCTATTTGTCCAATCTCGACGACCAAAACTTCCTAAGGTTCTCCATCAAGTACTTGTTCCTCTTCAACAAATCCTTCAGCTTCGATGTCTTGAAGTCTTCTCTGGGCAGAGTTCTAGTGGATTATTACCCCTTGGCTGGCAGGTTGAGGTGCGTCGATGATCACAAGCTCGAGGTGGATTGCAATGGACAAGGTGCTCTCTTTGCCGAGGCTTTCACTCATACCACTGTTCATCAACTCCTCGAATCTTCCAAGACTCCAAACAAATCTTGGAAGAAGTTCTTGTATAAGCTCGAAGCTCACACTTTCATCGATGTTCCTCCTCTTATAGTCCAG GTAACGAGGCTGGGTTGCGGGGGAATGATCCTGTGCACGGCGATCAACCACTGCGTATGCGACGGCATAGGCACGTCTCAGTTCCTACACGCTTGGGCACAGCTCACGAGAAAACCAGAAGCGGAATTGACGATCGTGCCCTTCCACTGGCGCCACGTGCTGAAACCCAGAGACCCTGCGCAGGTAAAGTTCCGTCACGCGGGCTACACCGCACCAAACCCAACCCCTCAGGTGGACCTCCTAAAGTTGATACAGTCACAGCCCTTGGTACCCacatccttcatcctcacaccCTCCCACATCCTTCGCCTCAAGAAACAGTGCGTGCCCTCCCTCAAGTGCACGTCCTTCGAAACCGTTGCGGCGCACACGTGGCGGTCTTGGATTCGGTCAGTGGACCAATCCCTGCCGTCGAAACTGGTGGTGAAGCTCCTTTTCTCGGTGAACGTGAGAAGAATAGTTGAGCTTCCGCAGGGGTATTACGGGAACGGATTTTTGCTAGCGTGCGCTGAGAGCAGCGTAGAGGAGTTGGTGGAGGGTAACCTGCGGCAGGGAGTGAAGGTTGTGCAGGAAGCTAAGGCGAGGTTGAAAGAGGAGGAGTATGTAAGGTCAATGGTTGACTTGTTAGAGGACAAAACAGTAAAAACGGATCTTTCAACGAGTTTGGTTATTTCGCAGTGGTCTAGACTGGGATTGGAAGAGGTGGATTTTGGGGAAGGGAAGCCTTTGCATATGGGTCCTTTGACTAGTGATATTTACTGCTTGTTCTTACCCGTTGCCGGTGACGCCAATGCCATCAGAGTCCTTCTCTCTGTCCCCGAGACCATGGTGGAACGTTTTCAGTATCACATGATGAGACAAAGTTCcgaagaaaaacaacaaaatcgATTCTTCTGA